The following are encoded in a window of Aromatoleum petrolei genomic DNA:
- a CDS encoding cytochrome c oxidase subunit 3 family protein, with the protein MTAIATVLPVEVPAAKRLPGYLPVWAFIMAEMLLFAMLFASYAFARVDNVEMFNLHQQTLDRNAGAINTLLLVTGSWFVVLAVQAARRDDSRAASRGIGLGFLCGAGFLAIKVFEYGSKFGEGIFFSTNTFYKFYFSLTFFHFMHVILGMVVLAILWLKTRQSAYGSHDVHGLESGAAYWHMVDLLWIVLFPLVYVMR; encoded by the coding sequence ATGACTGCCATCGCCACTGTCCTACCCGTCGAAGTTCCTGCCGCGAAGCGCCTCCCCGGCTATCTGCCCGTCTGGGCATTCATCATGGCCGAAATGCTGCTCTTCGCCATGCTCTTCGCTTCCTACGCTTTCGCCCGCGTGGACAACGTGGAGATGTTCAACCTTCACCAGCAGACCCTGGACCGCAACGCCGGGGCCATTAACACCCTGCTGCTGGTGACCGGATCCTGGTTCGTCGTTCTCGCGGTCCAGGCGGCCCGTCGGGACGACAGTCGGGCCGCCAGCCGTGGTATCGGCCTGGGCTTCCTGTGCGGTGCCGGTTTCCTGGCCATCAAGGTGTTCGAGTACGGGAGCAAGTTCGGCGAGGGGATTTTCTTTTCCACCAACACTTTCTACAAGTTCTATTTTTCGCTGACCTTCTTCCACTTCATGCACGTCATCCTGGGGATGGTGGTTCTCGCCATCCTGTGGCTCAAGACCCGCCAGAGTGCCTACGGCAGCCACGATGTCCACGGTCTGGAGAGCGGGGCTGCCTACTGGCACATGGTGGATCTGTTGTGGATCGTGCTGTTTCCCTTGGTTTATGTGATGCGATGA
- a CDS encoding AraC family transcriptional regulator: MKKLHRSACLTNYVELAQSLNISPFDQLRRVNINPACLTNPDTKIPVSALFHLLENSAQAAGVENFGLRMAEGRQLSNLGPLALVIKSQPTMRQALEAIRSYTHLQAEEVMLMFEENDGVLVIREELMPDQAQPTRQATEMSLGILYRTLRVLLGNEWRPTAVCFRHSAPADLRVHQRVFDARLQFNSNIDGIICRATILDDPLPSYDPETARYVRKLLDVMNTEPVHSAAENVRQLIWLLLPTGRCSVEVVAQHLGLDRRTLHRHLQKSGQTFSDILDGARRDLAVKYLSNSQRPLKDLAELLGFSEPSAFSRWFASRFGCTASAWRQHQRSENNPFRQ, encoded by the coding sequence ATGAAGAAGCTCCACCGCAGTGCCTGCCTGACCAACTACGTCGAACTCGCTCAGTCGCTGAACATTTCGCCTTTCGATCAATTGCGCCGCGTCAACATCAATCCGGCCTGCCTGACGAATCCGGACACCAAGATTCCGGTCTCCGCGCTGTTTCACCTGCTCGAGAATTCCGCGCAGGCGGCGGGGGTGGAGAACTTTGGCCTGCGCATGGCCGAAGGCCGCCAGCTGTCGAACCTTGGTCCGCTCGCGCTCGTGATCAAGAGCCAGCCAACGATGCGCCAGGCCCTCGAAGCGATCCGCAGCTATACCCACCTGCAGGCGGAAGAGGTGATGCTGATGTTCGAAGAGAACGATGGCGTGCTGGTGATCCGCGAAGAACTGATGCCAGATCAGGCGCAACCGACGCGCCAGGCGACCGAGATGTCGCTCGGCATCCTGTATCGGACCTTGCGGGTGCTGCTGGGCAACGAATGGCGGCCCACCGCGGTGTGCTTCCGGCACTCGGCTCCCGCAGACCTGCGTGTCCACCAGCGGGTGTTCGACGCGCGCCTGCAGTTCAACAGCAATATCGACGGCATCATCTGCCGGGCCACGATCCTGGACGACCCCCTGCCCAGCTACGACCCCGAAACCGCCCGCTACGTGCGCAAACTGCTGGACGTGATGAATACCGAACCCGTCCATTCGGCAGCGGAAAACGTGCGGCAACTGATCTGGCTGCTGCTGCCGACGGGGCGATGCTCCGTCGAGGTCGTGGCCCAGCATCTCGGGCTCGACCGCCGCACCCTGCACCGCCATCTGCAGAAGAGCGGCCAAACCTTCTCGGACATTCTCGACGGGGCGCGGCGCGACCTGGCAGTCAAGTACCTGAGCAACTCGCAACGCCCCCTGAAGGACCTCGCGGAGCTGCTCGGCTTCTCGGAACCCTCCGCCTTTTCCCGCTGGTTCGCGAGCCGCTTCGGTTGTACGGCGTCGGCCTGGCGCCAGCATCAGCGCAGCGAAAACAATCCCTTCCGGCAGTAA
- a CDS encoding acyl-CoA dehydrogenase family protein, with translation MDFAYSSKVEELRDRVRGFMDTYIVPRQRQWQDEVHRGQFPVSFMADLKAMAKSEGLWNMFLPSLHADEPGTGLTNLEYAPLAEIMGRVSWASEVFNCNAPDTGNMELLHMFGTPEQQKAWLRPLLEGEIRSAFAMTEPDVASSDATNITTSIRREGDEYVINGRKWFITNAAHPHCRIFIVMGKTDPDAERHKQQSMILVPRDAPGLEVVRNINIVNHHSPEGHCEVIFRNVRVPVSNLLGEEGSGFALAQARLGPGRIHHCMRSIGAAELALEMMIDRSLERRTFGKYLHQHGSIGEWIARSRIEIDQARLLVLKTAWMIDRFGAKHAHKEISMIKALVPGVYTAVCDRAMQVFGAMGISPDTPLADMWTWGRALRFADGPDEVHLQNIARIEIKKGQENLGASAPYLRIPEGC, from the coding sequence ATGGATTTTGCCTACTCGTCCAAGGTCGAAGAGCTTAGGGACCGCGTGCGCGGTTTTATGGACACATATATCGTGCCCCGCCAGCGCCAATGGCAGGACGAAGTGCATCGCGGCCAGTTTCCGGTGTCCTTCATGGCCGATCTGAAGGCGATGGCCAAGTCGGAAGGCTTGTGGAACATGTTCCTGCCCAGCCTGCACGCCGACGAGCCGGGCACCGGACTGACCAACCTCGAATATGCGCCGCTGGCCGAGATCATGGGCCGTGTCAGTTGGGCGTCCGAAGTCTTCAACTGCAATGCCCCGGACACCGGCAACATGGAACTACTGCACATGTTCGGCACCCCGGAGCAGCAGAAGGCTTGGCTGCGTCCACTGCTCGAGGGCGAAATTCGTTCGGCCTTCGCAATGACGGAGCCTGACGTCGCATCCTCGGACGCCACGAACATCACCACCTCGATCCGTCGGGAAGGCGACGAATATGTCATCAATGGTCGCAAGTGGTTCATCACCAACGCCGCTCATCCGCACTGCCGCATTTTCATCGTCATGGGCAAGACCGACCCGGACGCCGAGCGGCACAAGCAGCAGAGCATGATCCTGGTGCCGCGGGACGCGCCGGGTCTGGAAGTTGTACGCAATATCAATATCGTGAACCACCATTCGCCGGAGGGCCACTGCGAAGTCATCTTTCGTAATGTGCGCGTGCCGGTATCCAACCTGCTCGGTGAGGAAGGCAGTGGCTTCGCCTTGGCGCAGGCGCGTCTCGGTCCCGGGCGTATTCACCACTGCATGCGATCGATCGGTGCCGCCGAGCTTGCTCTGGAAATGATGATCGACCGAAGCCTGGAGCGACGCACGTTCGGAAAGTATCTGCATCAGCATGGATCGATCGGCGAGTGGATCGCGAGATCCAGGATCGAGATCGATCAGGCGCGCTTGTTGGTGTTGAAAACCGCCTGGATGATCGATCGGTTTGGCGCCAAGCATGCGCACAAGGAAATTTCGATGATCAAGGCCTTGGTACCTGGGGTTTATACCGCGGTATGCGACCGTGCAATGCAGGTATTCGGGGCCATGGGCATCAGCCCCGATACGCCTCTGGCCGACATGTGGACCTGGGGCCGCGCATTGCGCTTCGCTGACGGCCCGGACGAAGTGCATCTCCAAAACATCGCCCGTATCGAAATCAAGAAAGGGCAGGAAAATCTGGGCGCTAGTGCGCCCTATTTGAGAATCCCGGAGGGCTGCTGA
- a CDS encoding cytochrome C oxidase subunit IV family protein → MSAFFLNPANRAWLVLLVATGATWWLGDVGAAGTGAILAMLAIAFIKGRLVILEFMELQGAPLVWRLLLEGWLILVGGLILLAYWISLK, encoded by the coding sequence ATGAGTGCCTTCTTCCTGAATCCCGCGAACCGGGCCTGGCTCGTTCTCCTCGTTGCCACCGGCGCCACCTGGTGGCTCGGTGACGTCGGCGCCGCTGGCACCGGCGCCATTCTTGCCATGTTGGCCATCGCCTTCATCAAGGGCCGGCTGGTCATTCTGGAGTTCATGGAATTGCAGGGCGCTCCCCTGGTGTGGCGCCTTCTTCTCGAAGGCTGGCTCATCCTGGTGGGCGGCCTCATTCTTCTCGCCTATTGGATCAGCCTCAAATGA
- a CDS encoding acyl-CoA dehydratase activase produces MSESSFKIADVIDPRKIPELQPVTTVGIDIGSRQSKAVMLTAEHVHTVITASGVHPHETAARLVNKLLKLAQLPRSDISMIAGTGYGRIALQFSDIPAEVITEITCHAMGAHYLNADTRTIIDIGGQDCKAIKLDTSNGRVTEFAMNDKCAAGSGRFLEKTAEMLGYPLEELGARAMQSTKQLQMSSQCVVFAESEIVSLKATGEKGEDIAAGVHFAIARRVCNLVNRIGLDPELAFSGGVSNNIGVKHALESLLGRPFVTPRLNAVFAGCLGAAVIAQQKVCGIAELDSAPQEMEVEA; encoded by the coding sequence ATGAGCGAGAGCAGTTTCAAGATCGCGGATGTGATCGATCCGCGAAAAATACCCGAGTTGCAGCCGGTGACCACCGTCGGCATCGATATCGGTTCCCGGCAATCCAAGGCGGTGATGCTCACCGCTGAGCATGTTCATACCGTCATTACCGCCAGCGGCGTGCATCCGCATGAAACGGCGGCGCGGCTCGTCAACAAATTGCTGAAGCTGGCACAACTGCCGCGCAGCGACATCTCGATGATTGCGGGCACCGGTTATGGCCGCATTGCACTGCAATTCAGCGATATCCCGGCGGAGGTGATCACCGAGATCACCTGTCACGCGATGGGCGCGCATTACCTCAACGCCGATACCCGCACCATCATCGATATTGGCGGCCAGGATTGCAAGGCCATCAAGCTCGATACCAGCAACGGGCGCGTCACCGAGTTCGCGATGAACGACAAGTGTGCCGCCGGTTCCGGCCGCTTCCTCGAGAAAACCGCGGAGATGCTGGGCTACCCCCTCGAAGAGTTGGGTGCCCGCGCGATGCAATCCACCAAGCAGCTGCAGATGAGCAGCCAGTGCGTGGTGTTCGCCGAGTCGGAAATCGTGTCGCTGAAGGCCACCGGCGAGAAGGGCGAGGACATCGCGGCCGGCGTGCATTTCGCGATCGCTCGCCGCGTCTGCAATCTGGTCAACCGCATCGGCCTCGACCCTGAGCTCGCATTCTCGGGCGGCGTCTCCAACAACATCGGGGTCAAGCACGCGCTGGAAAGCCTGCTCGGCCGGCCCTTCGTCACACCGCGGCTCAACGCCGTGTTCGCCGGTTGCCTCGGGGCGGCCGTCATCGCCCAGCAGAAGGTCTGCGGTATCGCCGAACTCGATTCGGCGCCGCAGGAGATGGAGGTGGAGGCATGA
- a CDS encoding 2-hydroxyacyl-CoA dehydratase: MNMRHENIPSERSLPFTEVIDPKLVHELTGVTSLGIDIGSRNSKAVLLHDGRLYTALLPTGLNMQETAAELLEELYDNANITMEDIDFIVGTGYGRVSLKFDTVPSEILTEISCHAMGAHYLNAGTRTIIDIGGQDAKAIQVDPETGKVVKFRMNDKCAAGTGRFLEKAANLLDLTMYDVGPEALKATKDLEVSAQCVVFAESEVISHRAKGETAADIAAGVHMASAKRVVGLLRAIPLESDIVFTGGVSNNAGMKHALERLLGQKIVQPKLDMVFAGCLGAAMYAQRLAVEKRKIKTTMVAERCDLSDVSRRIEDAEVSLIERKDVKKVGYLCTYTPPELLTAAGVAFGRIDKCGTPSVVAEGEVIVKSVFCDMSKSVLGHFRTKDPFHDALDQVVTFYTCDTMRATSNAINHYFKPSYGYVVPRTADKPSARDFFRGEMVAFSKDLEKLTGKPVEEAKLRESIKLHKKLRQTIHKISDLRKRNRPPLSGSDFLEITRAYRSIPAEEQQPILDELYDRLAAVPEDDTPRLRVMVCGGIMADGDRRLMDLLEKDIGVNVVVEDHCTGLSPFYYDTQETDDPYRDLANAYLDQAPCARQSPLTRRIDFAEKLAREYKVDAVIYYTLKFCPSFSQTKGLFMRRFHEMGLPALELDTDYSQGDTGQIKTRLEAFIEVLKESQGEKELCTQ, translated from the coding sequence ATGAACATGAGACACGAGAACATTCCCTCAGAGCGCAGCCTGCCCTTCACCGAGGTCATCGACCCAAAACTGGTCCATGAGCTCACCGGCGTGACCTCGCTGGGCATCGACATCGGCTCGCGCAACTCCAAGGCCGTGCTGCTCCACGACGGCCGGCTCTACACCGCGCTGCTACCCACCGGCCTCAACATGCAGGAAACCGCGGCCGAACTGCTTGAGGAGCTGTACGACAACGCCAACATCACGATGGAAGACATCGACTTCATCGTCGGCACCGGCTACGGCCGCGTGTCGCTGAAGTTCGATACCGTGCCCAGCGAGATCCTCACCGAGATCTCCTGCCACGCGATGGGCGCGCATTACCTCAACGCCGGCACCCGCACCATTATCGACATCGGCGGCCAGGACGCGAAGGCGATCCAGGTCGATCCCGAGACCGGCAAGGTCGTGAAGTTCCGCATGAACGACAAGTGTGCGGCGGGCACCGGGCGCTTCCTGGAGAAGGCCGCCAACCTGCTCGACCTCACGATGTACGACGTCGGCCCCGAGGCCCTGAAGGCCACCAAGGATCTGGAAGTCAGCGCCCAGTGTGTGGTCTTCGCCGAATCCGAAGTGATCTCCCACCGCGCCAAGGGCGAGACGGCGGCCGACATCGCCGCGGGCGTGCATATGGCCTCTGCCAAGCGCGTCGTCGGCTTGCTGCGCGCCATCCCCCTGGAATCGGACATCGTCTTCACCGGCGGCGTGTCCAACAACGCGGGCATGAAGCACGCGCTGGAAAGGCTGCTGGGCCAGAAGATCGTGCAGCCCAAGCTCGACATGGTCTTTGCAGGCTGCCTGGGCGCCGCCATGTACGCCCAGCGCCTGGCGGTCGAGAAACGCAAGATCAAGACCACGATGGTCGCCGAGCGCTGTGATCTGTCGGACGTGTCGCGCCGCATCGAGGACGCCGAGGTGTCCCTCATCGAGCGCAAGGACGTGAAGAAGGTCGGCTACCTCTGCACCTACACGCCGCCTGAGCTGCTCACCGCCGCGGGTGTCGCCTTCGGCCGCATCGACAAGTGCGGCACGCCGTCGGTGGTCGCCGAGGGTGAAGTGATCGTGAAGAGCGTGTTCTGCGACATGAGCAAGAGCGTGCTCGGCCATTTCCGCACCAAGGACCCGTTCCACGACGCGCTCGACCAGGTCGTGACCTTCTACACCTGCGACACGATGCGCGCGACCTCCAACGCGATCAACCACTACTTCAAGCCGTCCTACGGCTACGTGGTGCCTCGCACGGCCGACAAGCCCAGTGCCCGCGACTTCTTCCGCGGCGAGATGGTCGCCTTCAGCAAGGATCTCGAGAAGCTGACCGGCAAGCCGGTCGAAGAGGCCAAGTTGCGGGAGTCGATCAAGCTGCACAAGAAGCTGCGCCAGACGATCCACAAGATCTCGGATCTCCGCAAGCGCAACCGTCCGCCGCTCTCCGGTAGCGACTTCCTGGAGATCACGCGCGCCTACCGCTCGATCCCGGCCGAAGAGCAGCAGCCGATCCTCGACGAACTCTACGACCGCCTCGCCGCGGTGCCCGAGGACGATACGCCGCGTCTGCGCGTGATGGTCTGCGGCGGCATCATGGCCGACGGCGACCGTCGCCTGATGGATCTGCTGGAGAAGGACATCGGCGTGAACGTGGTGGTCGAAGACCACTGCACCGGCCTGTCACCCTTCTACTACGACACGCAGGAAACCGACGATCCGTACCGCGATCTCGCCAACGCCTACCTCGACCAGGCCCCGTGTGCCCGCCAGTCGCCGCTGACCCGCCGCATCGACTTCGCCGAGAAGCTCGCCCGCGAATACAAGGTCGACGCCGTCATCTACTACACGCTCAAGTTCTGCCCGTCCTTCTCCCAGACCAAGGGCCTCTTCATGCGGCGCTTCCACGAGATGGGACTGCCCGCCCTGGAACTCGACACCGACTACTCGCAAGGTGACACCGGCCAGATCAAGACCCGCCTCGAAGCCTTCATCGAAGTGCTCAAGGAATCGCAAGGAGAGAAAGAACTATGCACGCAGTAA
- a CDS encoding 2-hydroxyacyl-CoA dehydratase family protein: MHAVMEKAASAAITGEPRNQVEYIQQSREAHHYSPGIQKLYDLALSYFPDAEKGNQEGTPAVWSTGLMEAPLLYACDTIPMAVYDLGRLGSAVEAAELSENIFDMPKETCSMVSALIGEWYMRRNNSVKKVVALSTVCEPLNMGYEMIKEFGFDIHRVEQVIRPVHGGDERLEQMIKFLASELEDVAFFLTGKPVDEEKMRAEIKRLNRLMAKFREILKLRLKNPLYIKSLPTLFLLMGSAHYFGKPAEYEALLDQLIEELKTADFVPSPMGKIIPLTWVGARGLEFGVYKAVDDLGGALLSWFTPNPYDRVWNEDIPPLESMARFILDYFVTGSPVNQIKYIENMIEESGSKGMLFYTYIGCPYGGMHVELFRDHFHKKGVPSSGLEGSWQVGAPSGQLITRVRAFIEMLS, translated from the coding sequence ATGCACGCAGTAATGGAAAAGGCGGCGTCTGCCGCCATCACCGGCGAACCGCGCAACCAGGTCGAGTACATCCAGCAAAGCCGCGAGGCCCATCACTACTCTCCGGGCATCCAGAAGCTCTACGACCTGGCGCTCTCTTACTTCCCGGACGCGGAGAAGGGCAACCAGGAGGGCACACCGGCAGTGTGGTCGACGGGCCTGATGGAGGCGCCGCTGCTCTACGCCTGCGACACCATCCCGATGGCGGTCTATGACCTCGGCCGCCTGGGTTCGGCGGTGGAAGCGGCGGAGCTGTCGGAAAACATCTTCGACATGCCGAAGGAAACCTGCTCGATGGTTTCCGCGCTGATCGGCGAGTGGTACATGCGCCGCAACAACTCGGTGAAGAAGGTCGTTGCGCTGTCCACCGTCTGCGAGCCCCTGAACATGGGCTACGAGATGATCAAAGAGTTCGGCTTCGACATCCACCGGGTCGAGCAGGTGATCCGCCCGGTGCATGGCGGCGACGAGCGGCTGGAGCAGATGATCAAGTTCCTCGCGAGCGAGCTGGAGGACGTGGCCTTCTTCCTCACCGGCAAGCCGGTGGACGAGGAGAAGATGCGCGCCGAGATCAAGCGGCTCAACCGCCTGATGGCCAAGTTCCGCGAGATCCTAAAGCTGCGCCTGAAGAACCCGCTCTACATCAAGAGCCTGCCGACGCTGTTCCTGCTGATGGGCTCGGCCCACTACTTCGGCAAGCCGGCGGAGTACGAGGCGCTGCTCGACCAGCTGATCGAAGAGCTGAAGACTGCGGACTTCGTGCCGTCGCCGATGGGCAAGATCATCCCGCTGACCTGGGTCGGCGCCCGTGGCCTGGAGTTCGGGGTGTACAAGGCGGTGGATGATCTGGGCGGCGCGCTGCTGTCGTGGTTCACGCCGAACCCCTACGACCGCGTCTGGAACGAGGACATCCCGCCGCTGGAGTCGATGGCGCGCTTCATCCTCGACTACTTCGTCACCGGTTCGCCCGTCAATCAGATCAAGTACATCGAGAACATGATCGAGGAGTCGGGCTCGAAGGGGATGCTGTTCTACACCTACATCGGCTGCCCCTACGGCGGGATGCACGTCGAGCTCTTCCGCGACCACTTCCACAAGAAGGGCGTGCCGAGCTCGGGTCTGGAAGGCAGCTGGCAGGTCGGGGCGCCCTCGGGCCAGCTGATCACCCGGGTGCGCGCCTTCATCGAAATGTTGTCCTGA
- a CDS encoding helix-turn-helix transcriptional regulator, which produces MTTETANPEFVLKSTPPRVPKDQLLRGRLSWDGEELRHKTIIEVIAPAGFGKTSLLGQWRREALNLGALVAWLTLDDRDDVARFTGGLAYSMRVASGRPTFERAVAQLIRQGSSDFEGLTAWLAEVANLGAETVLILDEAQSAPDAVQQSLLYLILNAPPNLRVVLASRKALQLPLSSFLARGLYASVGADRLRFTRQETAEILKARFKDRIDAESCMRLHEKAAGWPLGLQLAMVVIERQADLNAAIATMDAATGDLERYFLEGLLRDLEPRIVEFLVRISILDAFRVDLCAFVSGCEDAPEVLARLRDSLPIFADGLTTDWIRFHPMVREFLAGQLRKRPDAERQSLHGRAARWFADHGMREAAADQALAAGEDALAYGLISECIYGAALEGDHVRLMYWLERMPPEELERHPRTLLGAAWVLALSDRHQEATRLIAKMRGNVAAPVEVRFESDLINSAAAYFADRIDEVESILAPWKGHDDSASPPLKAIYANCTAVAQIYCGNPERARHLIRAAYVDVPAGMHAVRGWAEWGIGFSYLWEGHVQLAQEWLTEPCRRADDAIGRRNGVSAMLASALAMAHWEMGETDAAEDVLLGRLDVLEHVSAPEAIVMGYQVAARLARMRGQDRRALDLLDNLYALGEVRKMPRYCVAGLFEQARMHMIQGHAQSCLDACERLEAMAPDLETNTLLGRLLLLRVGLARGYGAIASGAWEEALAILEPLHDETEKLRRGREGVEIKFLAALARRHRGLEWKTRLDEAVAVADIFGMRRALNYMQPLVGEWANEEVAGEELVPERPPVPPRRTAAPPAHATAARTGGLLTAKEEEILQLLRRNLSNKQIASALSISDETVKWHVKNLFVKFNAGSRRHVVDRALMLGILSDPY; this is translated from the coding sequence ATGACAACCGAAACGGCGAATCCCGAATTCGTTCTCAAGAGCACGCCGCCGCGCGTGCCCAAGGACCAACTGCTGCGCGGCCGTCTCAGCTGGGACGGCGAGGAGCTCCGGCACAAGACGATCATCGAGGTCATTGCTCCCGCGGGCTTCGGCAAGACTTCCCTGCTTGGCCAGTGGCGGCGCGAGGCCCTCAACCTTGGCGCGCTGGTTGCGTGGTTGACGCTCGACGACCGGGACGACGTCGCCCGCTTCACCGGCGGGCTCGCGTATTCGATGAGGGTGGCGAGCGGACGCCCGACCTTCGAGCGGGCCGTCGCACAGCTGATCCGACAGGGCAGCAGCGACTTCGAAGGCCTCACGGCGTGGCTCGCCGAAGTCGCGAATCTGGGCGCCGAGACGGTACTGATCCTCGACGAGGCGCAGTCGGCCCCCGATGCCGTTCAGCAATCGCTGCTTTACCTGATCCTCAACGCGCCGCCGAATCTTCGCGTCGTCCTCGCTTCGCGCAAGGCGCTGCAGCTTCCGCTATCGAGCTTCCTGGCACGGGGCCTGTATGCCTCGGTCGGTGCCGACCGGCTGCGCTTCACCCGTCAGGAAACGGCCGAGATCCTGAAGGCACGCTTCAAGGACCGGATCGACGCCGAATCCTGCATGCGCCTGCACGAAAAGGCCGCCGGCTGGCCGCTGGGGCTCCAGCTGGCGATGGTGGTCATTGAACGCCAGGCCGATCTGAACGCGGCGATCGCGACGATGGACGCCGCCACGGGCGATCTCGAACGCTACTTCCTCGAGGGATTGCTGCGGGATCTGGAGCCGCGCATCGTCGAGTTCCTCGTCCGCATCTCGATTCTGGACGCCTTCCGGGTCGACCTGTGCGCGTTCGTGTCCGGCTGCGAGGATGCTCCCGAAGTGCTGGCGCGCCTGCGTGATTCGCTGCCGATCTTCGCCGACGGGCTCACCACCGACTGGATCCGGTTTCATCCGATGGTGCGCGAGTTTCTCGCCGGGCAGCTGCGCAAGCGCCCCGACGCCGAGCGGCAGTCCCTGCACGGGCGCGCGGCACGCTGGTTCGCCGACCATGGCATGCGCGAGGCGGCGGCGGACCAGGCGCTCGCAGCCGGCGAGGATGCGCTGGCATACGGCCTGATCAGCGAATGCATCTACGGTGCCGCGCTCGAAGGCGACCATGTCCGCCTGATGTACTGGCTGGAGCGCATGCCGCCCGAAGAACTCGAGCGCCATCCACGCACGCTGCTCGGTGCCGCCTGGGTGCTTGCGTTGAGCGACCGGCACCAGGAGGCGACCCGGCTGATCGCGAAGATGCGCGGAAACGTCGCCGCTCCCGTGGAAGTGCGTTTCGAGAGCGATCTGATCAACAGTGCGGCGGCGTATTTCGCCGACCGGATCGACGAGGTGGAGAGCATTCTTGCGCCCTGGAAGGGGCACGACGACTCGGCATCGCCGCCCCTGAAGGCGATCTACGCCAATTGCACGGCGGTCGCCCAGATCTACTGCGGCAATCCGGAGCGGGCGCGCCATCTGATCCGGGCGGCGTACGTGGACGTGCCCGCCGGAATGCATGCCGTGCGGGGCTGGGCCGAGTGGGGGATCGGCTTCAGCTACCTGTGGGAGGGGCACGTGCAGCTTGCACAGGAGTGGCTCACGGAACCCTGCCGGCGGGCGGATGACGCGATCGGACGCCGCAATGGCGTGAGCGCGATGCTGGCCTCGGCATTGGCGATGGCGCACTGGGAGATGGGCGAAACAGATGCGGCGGAGGACGTGCTGCTGGGACGGCTGGACGTCCTGGAGCACGTGTCGGCGCCGGAGGCGATCGTCATGGGCTACCAGGTTGCCGCCCGGCTTGCGCGCATGAGGGGGCAGGATCGACGTGCGCTTGATCTGCTCGATAACCTTTATGCGCTCGGCGAGGTCCGCAAGATGCCGCGTTATTGCGTCGCCGGCCTGTTCGAACAGGCGCGCATGCACATGATCCAAGGGCACGCGCAGTCCTGTCTCGATGCCTGTGAGCGCCTCGAAGCGATGGCCCCGGACCTGGAGACGAACACCCTCCTGGGGCGCCTGCTGCTGCTGCGCGTGGGCCTGGCCCGCGGCTACGGTGCGATCGCGAGCGGTGCCTGGGAGGAGGCTCTGGCGATTCTCGAACCCCTGCACGACGAAACGGAGAAGTTGCGGCGCGGACGGGAAGGGGTGGAGATCAAATTCCTCGCCGCGCTTGCGCGCAGGCATCGCGGTCTTGAGTGGAAGACGCGGTTGGACGAGGCAGTGGCCGTCGCCGATATCTTCGGGATGCGACGGGCGCTCAACTATATGCAACCGCTGGTCGGTGAGTGGGCAAACGAGGAAGTGGCGGGCGAAGAGCTCGTGCCCGAACGCCCGCCCGTTCCCCCACGGCGGACGGCGGCTCCCCCCGCCCATGCGACGGCCGCCAGGACGGGCGGGCTACTGACCGCGAAGGAAGAAGAGATCCTTCAATTGCTGAGGCGCAATCTGTCGAACAAGCAGATCGCGAGTGCCTTGAGCATCAGCGACGAGACCGTCAAATGGCACGTCAAGAACCTGTTCGTGAAATTCAATGCGGGTTCTCGACGGCACGTGGTTGACCGCGCCCTCATGCTGGGCATCCTCAGCGATCCATACTGA
- a CDS encoding YfhL family 4Fe-4S dicluster ferredoxin: protein MALIINADCINCGVCETECPNEAISPGEDIFVIDPTKCTECVGHYDKSQCITVCLSDCIFPDPAFKESRDQLQEKYARMAS, encoded by the coding sequence ATGGCACTGATCATCAATGCGGACTGTATCAATTGCGGCGTGTGCGAAACGGAGTGCCCCAACGAGGCGATTTCTCCGGGAGAAGACATTTTCGTGATCGACCCCACGAAATGCACCGAATGCGTCGGGCATTACGACAAGTCGCAATGCATCACGGTCTGTCTGTCGGACTGCATCTTCCCTGATCCCGCCTTCAAGGAAAGCCGGGATCAGCTTCAGGAAAAATACGCCCGCATGGCGTCCTGA